A region of Piscinibacter gummiphilus DNA encodes the following proteins:
- a CDS encoding TonB-dependent receptor — protein MSYIKHRKHPVAALGLAMAAGGVAAQTAPAAAPVLPTVKVTSAAESDVKVDKASSNKFTAPLIDTPKTVTVIPVEVMQQTAAVSLTDALRMTPGITLGAGEGGNPAGDRPFLRGFDTQSSIYVDGLRDLAPSSREVFNLESVEVSKGPDSAYGGRGGAGGSINLQTKKPQRETFAAGSVGVGTDKYTRVTADGNWAFGDSGAFRLNAMVHEADVAGRNGPDNSRYGFAPSLAFGLGTPTRVTLQYFRLRTDDMPDSGIPYNQYSTAAYATMGAVVERGPNNGGNRENFYGLFGRDFRKDATDMGTVIVEHDITSTLKFRNITRASKSSMDYVWTQPDDSKTNVTVNGTVWRRFNSTARDIDVMANQTELSGELAHDGIKHSFAAGLELSREEAENNSYQQIGVPGYTTYNGTAACTPAVVGAPSNYMCTSLTSPNPNDPFIGQMVRGAAAGPSNYTTSTVSLYAFDTIRFNPQWLLNAGLRFDRYKTSQLNAISTVNGTPTRLGYAQDDDLINYQLGLVYKPAENGSVYASVGTSSTPGGNSAGQGTETQSITVANANSLDPEKNLAFELGTKWDVLDGQLALSGSIFRLETTNARITTVDGLTEMAGDRVINGFEVGVAGRITRAWEVFGGYTFLDSEQKNVGLTNIGTTAAPNWVPAAATGQPFNSTPRHSASLWTTYRVIPSVTVGGGVFAVDKVYGGYAYANGGRTVSKTYVPGYTRFDAMASWAYDRNISFQLNVQNLTDKVYYDKAYTAHYAGIAPGRSAQLSANFKY, from the coding sequence ATGTCGTACATCAAGCATCGAAAACACCCTGTCGCCGCGCTCGGCCTCGCCATGGCCGCCGGTGGTGTCGCGGCCCAGACCGCACCGGCCGCTGCGCCCGTGCTCCCGACGGTCAAGGTGACCAGCGCCGCCGAGAGCGATGTCAAGGTCGACAAGGCCAGCTCGAACAAGTTCACGGCACCGCTCATCGACACGCCGAAGACCGTGACGGTGATTCCCGTCGAGGTGATGCAGCAGACCGCCGCGGTCTCGCTCACCGACGCGCTGCGCATGACCCCGGGCATCACGCTCGGCGCCGGCGAAGGCGGCAATCCGGCGGGCGACCGCCCGTTCCTGCGCGGCTTCGACACGCAGTCGAGCATCTACGTGGACGGCCTGCGCGACCTCGCGCCGAGCTCGCGCGAAGTGTTCAACCTCGAGTCCGTCGAGGTCAGCAAGGGGCCCGACTCCGCGTACGGCGGCCGCGGCGGCGCCGGCGGCAGCATCAACCTCCAGACGAAGAAGCCCCAGCGCGAGACCTTCGCGGCCGGCAGTGTCGGCGTGGGCACCGACAAGTACACGCGGGTCACGGCCGACGGCAACTGGGCCTTCGGCGACAGCGGTGCGTTCCGCCTGAACGCGATGGTGCACGAGGCCGACGTCGCCGGCCGCAACGGCCCCGACAACAGCCGCTACGGCTTCGCCCCGTCGCTCGCCTTCGGCCTCGGCACACCCACGCGCGTGACGCTGCAGTACTTCCGCCTGCGCACCGACGACATGCCCGACAGCGGCATCCCGTACAACCAGTACAGCACCGCGGCCTACGCGACGATGGGCGCCGTGGTCGAACGCGGCCCGAACAACGGCGGCAACCGCGAGAACTTCTACGGCCTGTTCGGCCGCGACTTCCGCAAGGACGCGACCGACATGGGCACCGTGATCGTCGAGCACGACATCACCTCCACGCTCAAGTTCCGCAACATCACGCGCGCCTCGAAGTCCTCGATGGACTACGTGTGGACGCAGCCGGACGACAGCAAGACCAACGTCACGGTCAACGGCACCGTGTGGCGCCGCTTCAACAGCACGGCCCGGGACATCGACGTGATGGCGAACCAGACCGAGCTGTCGGGTGAGCTGGCCCACGACGGCATCAAGCACTCGTTCGCCGCCGGCCTCGAGCTGTCGCGCGAGGAAGCCGAGAACAACAGCTACCAGCAGATCGGCGTGCCGGGCTACACCACGTACAACGGCACGGCCGCGTGCACCCCGGCCGTGGTCGGCGCCCCGTCGAACTACATGTGCACGAGCCTCACCTCGCCGAACCCGAACGACCCGTTCATCGGCCAGATGGTGCGTGGCGCTGCCGCGGGACCCAGCAACTACACCACCAGCACGGTGTCGCTGTACGCGTTCGACACGATCCGCTTCAACCCGCAGTGGCTGCTGAACGCCGGCCTGCGCTTCGACCGCTACAAGACCTCGCAGCTCAACGCGATCTCGACCGTCAACGGCACGCCCACGCGCCTCGGCTACGCGCAGGACGACGACCTGATCAACTACCAGCTCGGCCTCGTCTACAAGCCGGCGGAGAACGGCAGCGTGTATGCCTCGGTGGGCACGTCGTCGACGCCGGGCGGCAACTCGGCCGGCCAGGGCACCGAGACGCAGAGCATCACCGTCGCGAACGCGAACAGCCTCGACCCCGAGAAGAACCTCGCCTTCGAACTCGGCACCAAGTGGGACGTGCTCGACGGCCAGCTGGCGCTGAGCGGGTCGATCTTCCGCCTCGAGACCACGAACGCGCGCATCACCACCGTCGACGGCCTCACCGAGATGGCCGGTGACCGCGTGATCAACGGCTTCGAGGTCGGTGTCGCGGGCCGCATCACGCGCGCCTGGGAAGTCTTCGGGGGCTACACCTTCCTCGACAGCGAGCAGAAGAACGTCGGCCTGACCAACATCGGCACCACCGCGGCGCCGAACTGGGTTCCGGCAGCGGCCACCGGCCAGCCGTTCAACAGCACGCCGCGCCACAGCGCGAGCCTGTGGACCACGTACCGCGTGATCCCGTCGGTGACGGTGGGCGGCGGCGTGTTCGCGGTCGACAAGGTCTACGGCGGCTACGCCTACGCCAACGGCGGCCGCACGGTCTCGAAGACGTACGTCCCGGGCTACACGCGCTTCGACGCGATGGCCAGCTGGGCGTACGACCGGAACATCTCGTTCCAGCTGAACGTGCAGAACCTGACCGACAAGGTGTACTACGACAAGGCGTACACGGCCCACTACGCGGGCATCGCCCCCGGACGTTCGGCCCAACTGAGCGCCAACTTCAAGTATTGA
- a CDS encoding efflux RND transporter periplasmic adaptor subunit: MTAPDAALQPSFFRSRKGGAALAALVVLAGAAWWLLRPAPAAREGVNPWAGPVPVRTVDVRRETLVLRVSAIGSVTPLNLVTVRPRVDGPLDKVFFEEGQAVKAGQPLALIDPSVYRVRLAQAEGQQAQNAALLANAENDLVLYERLHSQDSIARQQVDKQKALVLQLRGTRQADQAAVDNAKLQLAWTRIDAPIAGRAGLRKVDAGNLVSATDTTGLVTIAQTRPITVTFSLPEANIAAVRAAAAGDKPLGVQAWDREERTRLAEGRLATFDNQLDTATGTLKLKARFENGDDALFPNQYVKVRLTLGERPDAVTIPGDAVQYGESGPFAYVVKDGKAQLRKLSLGITQDDRIEVLKGVAHGEAVVLEGLDRLKDGREILVVPPAKPASGA; encoded by the coding sequence ATGACCGCCCCCGACGCCGCCCTTCAACCCTCCTTTTTCCGTTCCCGCAAGGGAGGGGCCGCGCTCGCGGCCCTCGTCGTTCTCGCCGGTGCGGCCTGGTGGCTGCTGCGCCCCGCACCCGCAGCCCGCGAGGGCGTGAACCCGTGGGCCGGCCCCGTGCCCGTGCGCACGGTGGACGTGCGCCGCGAGACCCTCGTGCTGCGCGTCAGCGCCATCGGCAGCGTCACGCCGCTGAACCTCGTCACGGTGCGGCCGCGGGTCGACGGTCCGCTCGACAAGGTGTTCTTCGAGGAAGGCCAGGCCGTGAAGGCCGGCCAGCCGCTCGCGCTGATCGATCCGTCGGTGTACCGCGTGCGGCTCGCGCAGGCCGAAGGGCAGCAGGCGCAGAACGCCGCGCTGCTCGCGAACGCCGAGAACGACCTCGTGCTGTACGAGCGCCTGCACTCGCAGGACTCCATCGCCCGCCAGCAGGTCGACAAGCAGAAGGCCCTCGTGCTGCAGCTGCGCGGCACGCGCCAGGCCGACCAGGCCGCGGTGGACAACGCGAAGCTGCAGCTCGCGTGGACCCGCATCGACGCCCCGATCGCGGGCCGCGCGGGCCTGCGCAAGGTCGATGCCGGCAACCTCGTCAGCGCGACCGACACCACGGGCCTCGTCACCATCGCGCAGACGCGCCCCATCACCGTCACGTTCAGCCTGCCCGAGGCGAACATCGCCGCCGTGCGTGCCGCGGCGGCAGGGGACAAGCCGCTCGGCGTGCAGGCCTGGGACCGCGAGGAGCGCACGCGCCTCGCCGAGGGCCGCCTCGCCACGTTCGACAACCAGCTCGACACCGCCACCGGCACCTTGAAGCTCAAGGCCCGATTCGAGAACGGCGACGACGCGCTGTTCCCGAACCAGTATGTGAAGGTGCGCCTCACGCTCGGTGAACGTCCCGACGCGGTGACGATCCCGGGCGACGCCGTGCAGTACGGCGAGAGCGGCCCGTTCGCCTACGTGGTGAAGGATGGCAAGGCCCAGCTGCGCAAGCTGTCGCTGGGCATCACGCAGGACGACCGCATCGAGGTGCTGAAGGGCGTGGCCCACGGCGAGGCCGTGGTGCTCGAAGGCCTCGACCGCCTGAAGGACGGGCGCGAGATCTTGGTCGTGCCGCCCGCGAAGCCCGCTTCGGGCGCCTGA
- a CDS encoding sigma-70 family RNA polymerase sigma factor, producing the protein MQTEHVAAFSTLYAEHHGWLRGVLRQRLGCAHRAEDLAQDTFLKVLATQATAVMREPRAFLTTIAHGLVVSHWRRLEIERAYAAALEAQPAALAPSPEDRALVLESLVRIDALLSRLSAKAGMAFLMAQVDGLTYAEIAERLGVSDRMVKKYMAQVMNELLLADA; encoded by the coding sequence ATGCAGACCGAGCACGTCGCCGCCTTTTCCACGCTGTACGCCGAGCACCATGGCTGGTTGCGTGGTGTGCTGCGCCAGCGCCTGGGCTGTGCCCACCGGGCCGAGGACCTGGCGCAGGACACTTTCCTGAAGGTGCTCGCCACCCAGGCCACGGCGGTGATGCGCGAGCCGCGCGCCTTCCTGACCACCATCGCCCACGGGCTGGTGGTGAGCCACTGGCGCCGCCTCGAGATCGAGCGGGCCTACGCGGCTGCCCTCGAGGCGCAGCCGGCCGCCCTCGCGCCGTCGCCGGAGGACCGGGCGCTCGTGCTCGAGTCGCTGGTGCGCATCGACGCGCTGCTGTCGCGCCTGTCGGCCAAGGCCGGCATGGCCTTCCTGATGGCGCAGGTCGACGGCCTGACCTATGCCGAGATCGCCGAACGCCTGGGGGTCTCCGACCGCATGGTGAAGAAGTACATGGCCCAGGTGATGAACGAACTGCTGCTGGCCGATGCCTGA
- a CDS encoding TonB-dependent siderophore receptor, translating into MPFRPPVPWKTHIRRGVLAAWVGLSMLAAAAAGPAAPAPVAVAERSYRIPPGPLSSTLARFAADAGILFAADGRLTDGKSSPGLDGVHSLSDGFARLLAGTGLEAVYDGRAYTLRPLTMSAEATLPVVTTRAVPEPATYLAAHSRTVSRTDTPLQDEPQSVTVITRGAMDDLGAQSLGDVVRYLPGVGIAQGEGNRDTAVFRGASSTSDFLIDGMRDDVQYYRDLYNIDRVEAVRGPNATAFGYGAVGGAINRISKVPTHTQSREVEVQLGSWQDRRATFDIDQPLDAQSALRLNGLYEDSAGYRDAFQLRRRGINPVVSVRLPERTRLTAGYEHFEDERTDDRGVPSWRGSPLPTDPATFFGVPSASRTWVRVDALNLFVEHDAGDGVVVSNRTRYARYDKYFENAFGGTVSPSGTEFNVSAHNSRTRRDNLFNQTDVTAVLRQGEVVHTLTAGLELGRQATDSRRQTGFFSDGSTSMLAPVAAPELDVPVVYRTTATDPDTRGTARFAALLVQDQLRVSPQWLLVGGLRYDRLALDLDDRRQATAFATRDDLWSPRAGVVYQPVPALSLYASYAVGHQPRAGEQLGSLTPGTQALAPETFVNRELGAKWAVRPGFDATFAWYVLDRENVAVVDGSGQGTLVDGQRSQGVEVGVSGTWSPRWRMFGGYAYQDSRVRESLSSMAPAGAAMPHVPRHSLSWWNRVELDRTFAAGLGVLYRGPVYTSTDNTVQLPGFTRVDAALFANLDPAWRVQLNVENVFDTRYYASAHSNNNILPGSPRAVRLGVTARF; encoded by the coding sequence ATGCCGTTCCGTCCGCCCGTTCCCTGGAAGACCCACATCCGCCGAGGTGTCCTCGCGGCGTGGGTGGGCCTGTCGATGCTCGCGGCCGCGGCGGCGGGGCCCGCGGCGCCGGCGCCGGTGGCGGTGGCCGAACGCAGCTACCGCATCCCGCCCGGGCCGCTCAGCAGCACGCTGGCCCGGTTCGCCGCCGACGCCGGCATCCTGTTCGCCGCCGACGGCCGGCTGACCGACGGCAAGTCGAGCCCGGGCCTCGACGGTGTCCACTCACTGTCCGACGGGTTCGCCCGCCTGCTCGCCGGCACCGGCCTCGAGGCGGTGTACGACGGCCGCGCCTACACGCTGCGGCCGCTCACCATGTCCGCCGAAGCCACGCTGCCGGTCGTCACCACCCGCGCCGTGCCCGAACCGGCGACGTACCTCGCGGCACACAGCCGCACCGTCTCCCGCACCGACACGCCGCTGCAGGATGAACCCCAGTCGGTGACCGTGATCACGCGCGGCGCCATGGACGACCTGGGCGCGCAGAGCCTCGGCGACGTGGTCCGCTACCTGCCCGGCGTGGGCATTGCCCAGGGCGAGGGCAACCGGGACACGGCGGTGTTCCGCGGCGCGTCGTCCACGTCGGACTTCCTGATCGACGGCATGCGCGACGACGTGCAGTACTACCGCGACCTCTACAACATCGACCGCGTCGAGGCCGTGCGCGGCCCGAACGCCACGGCCTTCGGGTACGGTGCGGTGGGCGGGGCGATCAACCGCATCTCGAAGGTACCCACCCACACCCAGTCGCGCGAGGTGGAGGTGCAGCTGGGCTCGTGGCAGGACCGCCGCGCCACGTTCGACATCGACCAGCCGCTCGACGCGCAGTCCGCGCTGCGGCTGAACGGCCTCTACGAGGACTCGGCGGGCTACCGCGATGCCTTCCAGCTGCGGCGCCGCGGCATCAACCCGGTGGTGTCGGTGCGGCTGCCCGAACGCACGCGGCTCACGGCCGGCTACGAACACTTCGAGGACGAACGCACCGACGACCGCGGCGTGCCGTCCTGGCGCGGCTCGCCGCTCCCGACGGACCCGGCCACGTTCTTCGGCGTGCCGTCGGCGAGCCGCACGTGGGTGAGGGTGGACGCGCTCAACCTCTTCGTCGAACACGACGCGGGCGACGGCGTCGTGGTCAGCAACCGCACCCGCTACGCGCGCTACGACAAGTACTTCGAGAACGCCTTCGGCGGAACGGTGAGCCCGTCGGGCACCGAGTTCAACGTCTCCGCGCACAACAGCCGCACGCGGCGCGACAACCTTTTCAACCAGACCGACGTCACCGCCGTGCTGCGCCAGGGCGAGGTGGTGCACACGCTGACGGCGGGGCTCGAACTGGGCCGACAGGCCACGGACTCCCGCCGCCAGACGGGCTTCTTCAGCGACGGCTCCACGTCGATGCTGGCACCCGTGGCCGCCCCCGAACTCGACGTGCCCGTGGTGTACCGCACCACGGCGACGGACCCGGACACCCGCGGCACCGCACGGTTCGCCGCGCTCCTCGTGCAGGACCAGCTGCGCGTGTCGCCGCAGTGGCTGCTGGTCGGCGGGCTGCGCTACGACCGGCTCGCGCTGGACCTCGACGATCGCCGCCAGGCCACTGCGTTCGCCACGCGGGACGACCTGTGGTCGCCGCGCGCGGGCGTCGTGTACCAGCCCGTTCCGGCGCTGTCGCTGTACGCGAGCTACGCCGTGGGCCACCAGCCGCGTGCCGGCGAGCAGCTCGGCTCGCTGACGCCGGGCACGCAGGCGCTCGCGCCCGAGACCTTCGTCAACCGTGAGCTCGGTGCCAAGTGGGCGGTGCGCCCGGGGTTCGACGCCACGTTCGCGTGGTACGTGCTCGACCGCGAGAACGTCGCCGTGGTCGACGGCAGCGGCCAGGGGACACTGGTCGACGGACAGCGGTCGCAGGGGGTCGAGGTGGGCGTGTCCGGCACGTGGTCGCCGCGCTGGCGCATGTTCGGCGGCTACGCGTACCAGGACAGCCGCGTGCGCGAGTCGCTGTCGTCCATGGCCCCGGCGGGCGCGGCGATGCCGCACGTGCCACGGCATTCGCTGTCGTGGTGGAACCGCGTGGAGCTGGACCGCACCTTCGCCGCGGGGCTGGGCGTGCTCTACCGCGGCCCCGTCTACACCTCGACCGACAACACCGTGCAGCTGCCCGGGTTCACGCGCGTGGACGCCGCGCTGTTCGCGAACCTCGACCCCGCCTGGCGCGTGCAACTGAACGTCGAGAACGTGTTCGACACGCGCTACTACGCATCCGCGCACAGCAACAACAACATCCTGCCCGGCTCGCCACGCGCAGTGCGGCTCGGCGTGACGGCGAGGTTCTGA
- a CDS encoding FecR domain-containing protein, with amino-acid sequence MPDGVDAAVLREAARWFAVLNDERVSEVDRQRWLAWRDADPSHARAWQRVEQMRQRFTHLPPATDRAAAVDALVAVRGRRRAMKALAVTGGVGLAGWMAAESQAVRTLTADARTSVGETRAMALPDGSRVWLNTASAIDVAHGPSLRRLVLRAGEVLVETAAAFDTRPFVVDVPQGRLVALGTRFSVRDEGDRCGATVFDGRVEVQPASGGAPRQVAVGEQLSFDRTGAGTVRPASAGREAWSRGMLLADNLTLGEFLAELSSHHRGVMTCADEVAALRLVGAFPLADLDAVLAVLERTLPVRVQRPVPGWVRVGPRSTT; translated from the coding sequence ATGCCTGACGGGGTCGACGCCGCGGTGCTGCGCGAGGCGGCCCGCTGGTTCGCCGTGCTGAACGACGAGCGTGTGAGCGAGGTCGACCGGCAGCGCTGGCTCGCGTGGCGCGACGCCGATCCGTCGCACGCCCGCGCCTGGCAGCGGGTCGAGCAGATGCGCCAGCGGTTCACGCACCTGCCGCCGGCCACCGACCGCGCCGCGGCCGTGGACGCCCTGGTCGCGGTGCGCGGCCGCCGGCGCGCGATGAAGGCGCTGGCCGTCACGGGCGGCGTGGGGCTGGCGGGGTGGATGGCCGCCGAGTCGCAGGCCGTGCGCACGCTGACGGCCGACGCCCGCACCTCGGTCGGCGAGACCCGAGCGATGGCCTTGCCCGACGGCTCGCGCGTGTGGCTCAACACGGCGTCCGCGATCGACGTGGCCCACGGGCCGTCGCTGCGCCGCCTGGTGCTGCGGGCCGGCGAGGTGCTGGTCGAGACCGCCGCTGCGTTCGACACACGGCCCTTCGTGGTCGACGTGCCGCAGGGGCGGCTCGTCGCGCTCGGCACACGCTTCTCGGTGCGCGACGAAGGGGACCGTTGCGGTGCCACCGTGTTCGACGGCCGGGTCGAGGTGCAGCCCGCGAGCGGCGGTGCGCCCCGGCAGGTGGCCGTCGGCGAACAGCTGAGCTTCGACCGCACCGGTGCCGGCACGGTCCGCCCGGCCTCGGCCGGCCGCGAGGCCTGGTCGCGCGGGATGCTGCTGGCCGACAACCTGACCCTCGGCGAGTTCCTCGCCGAGCTGTCGTCGCACCACCGGGGGGTCATGACCTGCGCCGACGAGGTCGCGGCGCTGCGCCTCGTGGGCGCGTTCCCGCTGGCCGACCTCGACGCGGTGCTGGCCGTGCTGGAGCGCACGCTGCCGGTGAGGGTGCAGCGGCCGGTGCCCGGCTGGGTGCGTGTGGGACCTCGTTCGACGACCTAG
- a CDS encoding Fur family transcriptional regulator → MANAAETLRQHDLRPTAAREWVLGLLTEHTADGGSITPEALHRRLAEQGHRSSLPSVYRVLVELTDAGLVERFRPAPGASVFALKRGAHVLHLLCTRCRSVEVVRDARAASRLRAVGEARGFALERVGWSLLGLCKGCSPP, encoded by the coding sequence ATGGCGAACGCTGCCGAAACCCTCCGCCAGCACGACCTGCGGCCCACCGCGGCGCGCGAGTGGGTGCTCGGCCTGCTGACCGAGCACACCGCGGACGGCGGCTCGATCACGCCCGAGGCCCTGCACCGCCGGCTCGCCGAACAAGGCCACCGGTCGAGCCTGCCGTCGGTCTACCGCGTGCTGGTCGAGCTGACCGACGCCGGCCTCGTCGAACGCTTCCGGCCCGCGCCCGGCGCGAGCGTGTTCGCGCTCAAGCGCGGGGCCCACGTGCTGCACCTGCTGTGCACCCGCTGCCGGTCGGTCGAGGTGGTGCGCGATGCCCGCGCCGCGTCGCGCCTGCGTGCCGTGGGCGAGGCCCGCGGCTTCGCCCTCGAGCGGGTGGGCTGGAGCCTGCTGGGCCTGTGCAAGGGATGCTCGCCGCCCTGA
- a CDS encoding efflux RND transporter permease subunit: MDLSRPFIERPVATALLTVALLLSGLLALRLLPVAALPQVEYPIIQVTTFQPGASPDITARTVTAPLERRLGQVPGLLRMSSSSSSGASVITLQFALEVDLGVAEQEVQAALTTAAGLLPADLPSPPVYRKVNPGEAPIVTLAITSATLPLPQVHDLVDTRMAQKIAQLPGVGLVSLAGGQRPALRVQVKPDVLASHGLTMEDVRKAVAAANVNQAKGSFDGPVRMTMLDANDQIRSAADYRALIVAYKDNAPLRLGDVATIVDGAEDRYLGAWSGEVPAVLVNVQHQPGANVVEVAARVRALLPQLTATLPGTVDVAVLGDRTESIRASVRDVQVELLIAMGLVVAVTMAFLHSPKAALIPSIAVPLSIVGTFGFMHLAGYSLNNLSLMALTIATGFVVDDAIVMVENIARHREEGASPMQAALTGAKEIGFTLVSLTVSLIAVLIPLLFMGDVAGRMFHEFAMTLAVAIVISLAVSLTLTPMMSARLLDAAPAATKQGLLDRVIDRYARGLDWTLRHERLALGGLLAVLCLTAALYLAVPKGFFPVQDGGVIQGITQAPQNTSYGAMADRQQALARELLKHPDVASLSSFIGIDGVNTTLNSGRLLINLKPHGDRDQSAQAIAAQLSERIANVPGISAWFQPVQSLSIDDTVSRTPYRYTLTAPDAALLARWVPALVERLRAEPSLTGVVGDLQEEGRQAWVEVDRDAAARLGANLSDIATALQNAHGQRQIATLYSQANQYRVVLEADPAVASSGLDAVRDVRVPLAGGRSVPLSAVATVSERAAPLLVRREGQFPAATVSFDLAPGASLGDAVKAIESARVSLDLPASVEARFAGTAEAFRASLSNTLWLILAAVVVMYLVLGMLYESTIHPLTILSTLPSAAVGALLSLMIAGRPLDLIAVIGIVLLIGLVKKNGIMMVDFALDAQRRLGLSPQEAIRRAALLRFRPILMTTLAALFGALPLMLAGGSGAELRQPLGIVMVGGLITSQVLTLFTTPAVYLWFDRRTRARAAAAVPAAT; the protein is encoded by the coding sequence GTGGACTTGTCCCGCCCGTTCATCGAACGGCCCGTCGCCACCGCACTGCTCACCGTCGCGCTGCTGCTGTCGGGCCTGCTCGCGTTGCGCCTGCTGCCGGTCGCGGCGCTGCCGCAGGTCGAATATCCGATCATCCAGGTCACCACGTTCCAGCCCGGCGCCAGTCCGGACATCACCGCGCGCACCGTCACCGCGCCGCTCGAGCGGCGGCTCGGCCAGGTGCCCGGGCTGCTGCGCATGTCGTCGTCCAGTTCGTCCGGCGCATCCGTCATCACGCTGCAGTTCGCGCTCGAGGTGGACCTCGGCGTGGCCGAGCAGGAGGTGCAGGCCGCGCTGACCACGGCCGCGGGGCTGCTGCCCGCGGACCTGCCGTCCCCGCCCGTCTACCGCAAGGTCAACCCGGGCGAGGCGCCCATCGTCACGCTCGCGATCACGTCGGCCACGCTGCCGCTGCCGCAGGTGCACGACCTCGTCGACACCCGCATGGCGCAGAAGATCGCGCAGCTGCCCGGCGTGGGCCTCGTGAGCCTGGCCGGCGGCCAGCGGCCCGCGCTGCGGGTGCAGGTCAAGCCCGACGTGCTGGCGTCCCACGGGCTGACGATGGAGGACGTGCGCAAGGCGGTGGCCGCGGCCAACGTCAACCAGGCCAAGGGCAGCTTCGACGGCCCGGTGCGCATGACGATGCTCGACGCGAACGACCAGATCCGCAGCGCCGCGGACTACCGGGCGCTGATCGTCGCGTACAAGGACAACGCACCGCTGCGGCTCGGCGACGTCGCCACCATCGTCGACGGCGCCGAGGACCGCTACCTCGGCGCATGGAGCGGCGAGGTGCCCGCGGTGCTCGTCAACGTGCAGCACCAGCCCGGCGCGAACGTGGTCGAGGTGGCTGCGCGCGTGCGGGCGCTGCTGCCCCAGCTGACGGCCACGCTGCCGGGCACGGTTGACGTGGCCGTGCTGGGCGACCGCACCGAAAGCATCCGTGCCTCGGTGCGCGACGTGCAGGTCGAGCTGCTGATCGCGATGGGCCTCGTGGTGGCGGTGACGATGGCCTTCCTTCACAGCCCGAAGGCCGCGCTGATCCCGAGCATCGCGGTGCCGCTGTCCATCGTCGGCACCTTCGGCTTCATGCACCTGGCCGGCTACTCGCTGAACAACCTCAGTCTGATGGCACTCACCATCGCCACCGGCTTCGTCGTCGACGACGCCATCGTGATGGTGGAGAACATCGCGCGCCACCGCGAGGAGGGCGCGTCGCCGATGCAGGCGGCCCTGACCGGCGCGAAGGAGATCGGCTTCACCCTGGTCTCGCTCACGGTGTCGCTGATCGCCGTGCTGATCCCGCTGCTGTTCATGGGCGACGTCGCCGGCCGCATGTTCCACGAGTTCGCGATGACGCTCGCGGTGGCCATCGTGATCTCGCTGGCCGTGTCGCTCACGCTCACACCGATGATGAGCGCGCGCCTGCTCGACGCCGCGCCGGCCGCCACGAAGCAGGGCCTGCTCGACCGCGTGATCGACCGCTACGCCCGCGGCCTCGACTGGACGCTGCGCCACGAGCGCCTGGCCCTCGGCGGCCTGCTGGCCGTGCTGTGCCTCACCGCCGCGCTGTACCTCGCGGTGCCGAAGGGCTTCTTCCCGGTGCAGGACGGCGGCGTGATCCAGGGCATCACGCAGGCGCCGCAGAACACCTCGTACGGCGCGATGGCCGACCGCCAGCAGGCGCTCGCCCGCGAACTGCTGAAACACCCCGATGTCGCGAGCCTGTCGTCGTTCATCGGCATCGACGGTGTCAACACCACGCTCAACAGCGGCCGGTTGCTGATCAACCTGAAGCCGCACGGTGACCGCGACCAGTCGGCGCAGGCCATCGCCGCGCAGCTGTCCGAACGCATCGCGAACGTGCCCGGCATCTCCGCGTGGTTCCAGCCGGTGCAGTCGCTCAGCATCGACGACACGGTGAGCCGCACGCCGTACCGCTACACGCTGACGGCCCCCGACGCCGCGCTGCTGGCGCGCTGGGTGCCCGCGCTCGTCGAGCGGCTGCGCGCCGAACCGTCGCTGACCGGTGTGGTGGGCGACCTGCAGGAGGAGGGCCGCCAGGCCTGGGTCGAGGTGGACCGCGACGCGGCCGCGCGCCTCGGCGCGAACCTGTCGGACATCGCCACGGCGCTGCAGAACGCCCACGGCCAGCGGCAGATCGCGACGCTGTACTCGCAGGCCAACCAGTACCGCGTGGTGCTCGAGGCCGACCCTGCGGTGGCCTCGTCCGGCCTCGACGCGGTGCGCGACGTGCGCGTGCCGCTCGCCGGCGGCCGTTCGGTGCCGCTGTCGGCGGTGGCCACCGTCTCCGAACGGGCCGCGCCGCTGCTGGTGCGCCGCGAGGGGCAGTTCCCCGCCGCGACGGTGTCGTTCGACCTCGCGCCGGGTGCTTCTCTCGGCGACGCGGTGAAGGCCATCGAGTCCGCGCGCGTGTCGCTCGACCTGCCGGCCTCGGTGGAGGCGCGCTTCGCGGGCACGGCCGAGGCCTTCCGCGCGTCGCTGTCGAACACCCTGTGGCTGATCCTCGCGGCGGTGGTGGTGATGTACCTCGTGCTGGGCATGCTGTACGAGAGCACCATCCACCCGCTGACGATCCTGTCCACGCTGCCGTCGGCGGCGGTGGGCGCGCTGCTGTCGCTGATGATCGCCGGCCGCCCGCTCGACCTGATCGCGGTGATCGGCATCGTGCTGCTGATCGGCCTCGTGAAGAAGAACGGCATCATGATGGTGGACTTCGCGCTCGACGCGCAGCGCCGCCTGGGCCTGTCGCCGCAGGAGGCCATCCGCCGCGCCGCGCTGCTGCGCTTCCGGCCCATCCTGATGACCACGCTCGCCGCGCTGTTCGGCGCGCTGCCGCTGATGCTCGCGGGCGGGTCCGGCGCCGAGTTGCGCCAGCCGCTCGGCATCGTGATGGTGGGCGGACTGATCACGAGCCAGGTGCTGACGCTCTTCACGACGCCGGCGGTGTACCTGTGGTTCGACCGCCGCACGCGCGCCCGCGCCGCCGCGGCGGTGCCAGCCGCGACATGA